The Theobroma cacao cultivar B97-61/B2 chromosome 2, Criollo_cocoa_genome_V2, whole genome shotgun sequence genome includes the window tattatttaattcaatCCCCAATCCCCATTTCCGCCTTTAAAACCCCACCCTAACGACCATCACAATCCTCCACTTGTTCAATTTCACCTCTCTTTTGTCTCTTCTGtactttccaaaattcttAAAACTCTACGTAATcaacatcttttttttttccttctataCAGATTAATTTGGATCGCAGATAAGGCAGCGTTTCGATAGGGGCCATGGAAATTCCGGTTATCAACAGAATAAGCGATTTTGAAGCGGGCATAAACTCTTTAAACAACCCATCTTTCCTTTCCCAAGTTTTTTCCCTTTCTGGGATTGAGAAAATCTACGAAGCTTATAGTTTTTGGAAATGGGGAGCTCTGATTCTTGCCCTAGTAGCGTCCTTATCTACCATAATCAATAGACTCAAGATTTTGATCATCAGATTCCGGCGAGACCATTCTTTACCATCTCAACCTCTTCTTCATGACACCGATTTCGACACTGACACGGATTGCTCCTGCTCATCTTCAGAAGACGAACGAGAATACGAGGAGCCGTCGACTTCTCAGAGCTGGAGACAAGTTGATGAGAATTTTCGGGTTAGAGGGTCGGCTCATTGTATCGACGACCAGTGGCAAAACCGTAAATTTACCCTTCGAAAGCGGCGAAGCAGCATCGGGGACTTGTTCTCTTGGGCTGAGGAGCTAACCAGCGGAAAAAGCGTGGTGAAGCTATGGGACAACCTAGGGTTAGGGTTCGGTTTGGACCTCGATGAAAGCGACAACGTTTTAAACGTGTACGACGTtaacaaagaaacaaaactcaCGTCCTTTTTTGGCGGGAAATGTATTTTCCAGGCGGTTTCGGCACCGTCCTCGTCGTCCGCGGTTGTCGTAAGCGCTGGCGCTGATTCATCATTTCGACGAGTCGCTGTCAGCGCGTGGGACACGCGCCTTCCTTGTCGAATACCGTCGATTCTAGCAGAATGGAGGCCGAAAAAGTCTGTGGAGAAAATCGCAGCGGTCAATGCCGGCGGCGTCGAGAAGGTTTACATCAGGGATGACGTCACGGGGGAGTTAACGGTGGCTGATATGAGGAAGGTGAGCTCGCCATTGAAGAGTTTAACAGAATCTGACGTGGATACTTGGTGGGATGCTAACGCCGTCATCGTCTCGGACGAGTCCGTTGACGAGTCAATTCAGTGACTCAGTTAACACCTCCATTTAGAGTAATAAGACTTGATTGAATTCAAATGTGAAAAAATCGTAGGGGAGTGGATGGAGGGACACTTTTGTAAATAATCATATCatccttattttttattttccaatgTTGTAGTAATTTGATTGCGTATCCTTTGATTCAGTAAAACCACAACCACTTGCTTAGAATTGGATAAATTCTCAATTCTCTCACCCGTCAAAATAATGGACTATGATTCCGTTAAGAATGGAAATCTTTCAAGTAAACCTGGCGAAATAAGCCTTAAGCTATCTTTGGGGACAAGTCACGAGTTATGTGCAAGGAAAAGTTTATTTTAACATTAAAGGGAATGAGCCGAGTAATTCATCATTCATGTCATGTTCAAAACCCCACATGTTCCATTCAACTCTTCTTATATAGAACGTCCAGAAAGCAAGTAGTAGAAATTGTTAGTTTGTTTGtgcttattttattagttacaACATTCAAATCACATGCAAAAAATGGCCCGTTCCTTTTGCAAAACCCCAGCTCCATCAGGATCTTTTCAAAGTCCCCACTAGCTTGTAGGGAACTTCTAAGCGCCACATGTTTGAAACATAGTCAGAAATTTAGCGTACTATTTAATTAGCTGGACTGATAACGACATGAATCCACCCCTAACTTCTCACCAAACCCTACAAAATATGGATGCTACTCATGATAGTCCACCCCAACTTaccaaatttttaaaagataaaggaTATACTTCTTCTTTGTCTTGgtaaattaaagataattatattatttctAGATTATTGATTAAAAGAGGATCTGTAAATCGGTTTGAGATTTTTCACCAAAAATATAATCACgattatccaaaaaaaaattgaaaacaactATCTGTCTAGACTAAGATTCTTATGGTGTGAAAAGTGAGGTCTGTTTTCGTTTTTATAGTGGTTTGTCATGCGAGCTTTATTCGAGATCAATAAGTTCGTAAAACATCTACAATCAAAATTCTGGAGTTAATATGCATTATTCTTCAATAAGTAAAAGAATAGTACAAGTTTGATCAAAATaagataatttgaaaattttttaatccGTATTTTCCTACATTAGTATGAGACAGCACTCAAGCGTTTTTACGTTGATATTGTCTTTGACAAACATGATTAACATACTAGAAATAATTGATTATGCTTCTGTTTTATGATTATCTTAGTTTCGAAGCTTTTATAGCATGTTAATGGCAACTGTAGAAAAGCATTCTTTTATAGCCTGATTTTTCGTAATATGATGCTCATATATACCTActaaaatctgaaaattttaagttttatgtGATGACTAAGAGCTGTTTGGTCTgccttttttaatttaaaaactattatgaagctcttatgaaaaataatagcttttaaaactaagttgaatttgtttaataaatttacttttatgagtttttttttatagataagcTGTTTGGCAAACAACTTatataaattctaattttgattaaaattactataaagggtatttaataaataagttTGTATTAATCACAAAATCCTCAATTCACAACGGATAAAagttaactttattttttatttatttaaaacaaatttttagaaatataaaaagtgaacataaaatttataattaataataaatcatataaaaatgaaaatggatagtgttgtgattatttttaatagacgaggacattttgaaaaaaaaaatctcctAATAAAGAGGCgtgcttttaaaaaaagagaacagAAAGCTCCTCTCTAGAACTTTTCCTAAGctcttttctttcaattttgttcttgaaaaaaacacatttttttaagagtttcTCAAAATCCTTGTTTGGCCTAGCTTTTGCTTGTAAGAGGTAAATAAGCTGAAACAGGTCAGGCCAAATGAACACTAAAtatggagaaaaaaaatgaaatccTAATTGTTTGACTTGAAACTTTGACTAATTTTCTCTATATCCTAAATGATTTTTGAGTACTTTTCTTAAATGGGCCTCATGCATAAGGGGTTTTTTAAAATGGTCCtccttataattttaattgtttatagccaatagaaaaaaaaattggacaaaattatccttaatgaAACTAACTCATTCGCTAGGCTCCACGTCTCAACCCGAAACCTATTAACGGGTCAAGTATGTCATTTATGTGGACCACAACTCTTCGGTTTTCATTTGGAGACCGTACATATCCTCAGAAGCAAGTATGCAAAAGCATTCCTCGACAGTTCAACTTTCGAGCATTTTGGCAGTGGTAGGAGCCTTTTGGAGTGGTTATTATTCGCATAAAGGTAGTTCACATATTAAGCAGTATGAGGAAGTTGACATTACACTGAGAaatgtataatattttttatgatttattttattttattttgaaccatgTGGAGGTTTTTGACAAAATAGTTATTGTTCATGTTTAGGGTTAAGGTTTTTTAGCATAAACCTATACATATTGTACAttcatattgatatttttgttgtttgaaatttttgaatataCACATGAAGGTGGTATTGTTGGTGTTGTTGGGGTGGAAAGGTGACCGGCCATGTATAATTGGTTAATATGTATGTGTTAGGAATTCGATTGATGGTTTAGATATTGTGTGAGTGAGGGTGTGCTTTGGTGGTTGGCACCTTTTGCGTAAGTGGATTTTGGCATGGGGTCACGTTGGGGTTGTGTGATTGAAAAAGGGTTTAACTTAGCGTGACTGATTAATAGGTCATTGCGTGAATATTGTTCAGGCATGGATTGTAGTAGTTTGATTATTGAGTTTCTCATCAATCCTCAAAAGCATATTATACATCACATCATTAGAAACAGGAACTCTAGACGGTTGTCTGGATGGAGTATCATCAGCAGGATGAACTGGGCTGCCTTCGACAGAGTTCAATGGCTCATCAAGGAGAGAGTACAAGGCTTGCGACTGGTCCAATCAGCTAGATACCTATTGCTCCATATCCCTTTCTTCTTAACTAGAGTCGATATGATGTTCCCGTATGGAAGGTCGTCTTTTCCGGCATGGCAACATCTCTCATtctcatgctcatatattctGCAATATTAATGCTAAACTCGCTTTCAATTGTTTCCATCATCCATAGATCCTCAATGCTAACATGTCTTAAAAGACTGATCCTTCCCTGTACTATGGACACCAGAAAATTATGTACCAGCCTATCTGGTGCAGAATTCAAACGATGAGCAGAACATGACTTTGTGGTGTATGGTTCTCTTTTGCTTGTCACCTAGGCCCACATGCGGGCCGAGTCATATGATGGGGGAGGTTTGTATTGTCCGTGTTTATACTCCATTCTCAAGAGCTTCCCAATATCAAAGGGAGTCACCACAAACTCTTTTCTTCCAAAAAACACGTTCAAAACGAATGGGTCAAAATCTCTaggattttcaaattcattttcactcCGGCGAATGTTGGAGTAAAAGTCCCTAACAAAAGTAGGGctataatcaaaatatggaAAGGTACTTAGACCCTTAAGTTTACCCATGTCGAAAAACGAAAGTAAGTCACCCTCAAGGTATATGTTTTCATTTAAGCTTTCCCAATCTACCACTTTCCTGCACGATATCATGGCATTCTCTATTACGCAATACCTACCACCATGTGATATGTCCCTAAACCGTAAGGGAGAGCACATATCATTACCTAGTTCAATTGATAAACCAATTGATGCGGCAGGCAGTTGAAGATCTAGTTTCCATTTCTTCCTTGATTGTAGGGTAGAGTATCCATCATCACTCATACTTTGGTCACCATCGCCACGAACATTGGGCATGCTCGAAAATGCGGCCATTGCTTAACACAGTGCAGGACGGTTCAACTTTTGTGGTTCAACTTCTCTTTGCCCTTAAGCTAAGTTTGGAACGGTTGGAAGATGAAACGGTAGCTATCGATAGATATTGGGACGACTAGAATATGAAAGAATCGGTTGGAAGCTATCTTATGccctttatgtttttttattacaacGGTCGACATTAGAACAACTATTACAATTATTATACATAATTTTGTTGGCAAAAATATGATGCAGGATGCCAAAATAAATCAcgcaaatattattaaatattttgtgatttatttaatggtttacaaagaaaaacaaattattaaggattacaatgaatttgatgatcCAACAAATGGGCTAAGTACTGTAATTGGAATTTGATGATCCAACTAtgcaatggcatttttgtaaataaggGGAACTGTAGTCAACTATAggttaaatatctaattttttccagcactttctcctcactttcagcagcttcttcttcttcccatccttTTTCCTCAATAAACGTTTTCCATATTACATGGAAGCCATtccttgaaacctccataactttgTCAAAGTAACTTCAGTTTTCATGCTTTGGTACACTTTTCAAACCTCCATAGCTTTCATAGGATTCTTTGtgttctttcactttttcacctcaaagatcctcaaaagtctttcttcattaatatatttataagtgAAAATTGTGGGAAATGACCTTTGTAGTAAGGTGACTTCAAAACGCTTTATAATGCGAGAGAATATCTTCTTGCTCAGAAGTAAACATGTCTAATCTTTATGTTGTAGCAGTGTGCATTGTAGCCATACTGGAATCATCAATCATGAGTTCAGCTAACTTCAGAGGACGATTCTTCTTACTAGCATCTAAAGCCCAACGACGTTAGCCCCTACACTGTCACGTGACTGAtgctatttttcactttgagtGCTACCCAAACCATTTAGTGTATCCTAGCCATTTGAACTTGCTGGTTGATTTGACTCACCAAGAGAGCCCCAACCTTCATAACATTTTGTTGACTTTTGTTGTTTTCAGCCACTAGATTTGGAAGAATCGTCCAAGGTTTTCGAAGGAATGGCATCTTTTGTTCCCCAACCAGACCGTGGCAGTGCATCACTAGTGTAAGGTTTTTCACATATTTTGTCCCCCAATCATCGCACGCAGTTTGCTTCTTTGGATTGGTCATAGCTGCTGCAACATATTGTGTTTTAGATATGCTTGTCCCCCAATCACAACAGTCATTTTGCTTCATTGTTCTGGTCACAGCTGCTGCAACATCATGTGCTGCAAATATCATATGCAGACTCTGTCAAATCATGTCAAACTCAAGTTATGCCAGTATCATTTAATGCAAATATCAATGGCTAGAACTTTCAAACCCTAACAACTGACGTCTGAAGGGCCACTATCTTCAGGTATGACACCTATAACGTTATCAGAGTTTGTAGTTCGCATTGGACAGCGGTTTCGTGTGTGCCCAGGTTGTCTGCAAATTGCACATGCCTTGGGTCATCGTCGTCGAGTCATGGGTTGAGCAGAGGCTGTTTCCCCGTTTGTCGATGGAGCTGCAAATAAAGTCTGGCAATTTTATCTATTATGACCATAGCTCATGCATTGTGAACATCTACGTCATTCGCTGCGTTCCATAGTTGTTGGAATCCTTTTCCTCTTAGGTCTTCTCGCTTGACCTCGCCAACTTGgtggcaaaacgataatttgtTGAACGTCATTGGGGATGTCCCATTCACTAGGATGCCCAACCAGGCGAATGGGAACTGCATATCCCTCCACCCAAGATCGAGTCTTGTAATAGTCTGAGCAGAATTCAATGGTTGAACGTTTGCATTTACTGCCAAGGCAATGA containing:
- the LOC18609219 gene encoding uncharacterized protein LOC18609219, translating into MEIPVINRISDFEAGINSLNNPSFLSQVFSLSGIEKIYEAYSFWKWGALILALVASLSTIINRLKILIIRFRRDHSLPSQPLLHDTDFDTDTDCSCSSSEDEREYEEPSTSQSWRQVDENFRVRGSAHCIDDQWQNRKFTLRKRRSSIGDLFSWAEELTSGKSVVKLWDNLGLGFGLDLDESDNVLNVYDVNKETKLTSFFGGKCIFQAVSAPSSSSAVVVSAGADSSFRRVAVSAWDTRLPCRIPSILAEWRPKKSVEKIAAVNAGGVEKVYIRDDVTGELTVADMRKVSSPLKSLTESDVDTWWDANAVIVSDESVDESIQ